The Phoenix dactylifera cultivar Barhee BC4 chromosome 17, palm_55x_up_171113_PBpolish2nd_filt_p, whole genome shotgun sequence genome contains a region encoding:
- the LOC103717231 gene encoding protein BPS1, chloroplastic-like, whose protein sequence is MFLTEKAATRLTLLLFPSKNSLPSPFPSLPFDQALIARLHSLLPIPNFSSSIPLSWLCRAVDFLALTLSDAAALISDPSLSGSDRAALAAHLDSGIALLDACNAVAAHIDRLLRRRLLLRFALHLLSSPDSLRRARDVIAEWDRDRRPPRAIHDSAGMLVRSLAPGDPPRGKISAVHRAIYAVEAVSSLVAGAVIAVLGGGEKEDLSGISVSGDFPWAEAFNKVAEAVSSELGEGLPGEVEAAEASVRRLAAVIDGEDTGDKTETLRSAVKDAEKAAEEMKDGLDRLSNAVNGLFCAALRTRDAALQSFRIGLQNCR, encoded by the coding sequence ATGTTTCTCACGGAGAAGGCCGCAACCCGTCTCAcgctcctcctcttcccttccAAGAACTCTCTCCCATCCCCCTTCCCCTCCCTCCCGTTCGACCAAGCCCTCATCGCTCGCCTCCATTCTCTCCTCCCCATTCCCAATTTCTCGTCTTCAATTCCTCTTTCTTGGCTCTGCCGGGCGGTGGATTTCTTAGCTCTCACCCTCTCCGACGCGGCCGCCCTCATTTCTGACCCCTCCCTCTCCGGCTCCGACCGTGCCGCCCTCGCCGCCCACCTCGACTCCGGCATCGCCCTCCTCGACGCCTGCAACGCCGTCGCCGCCCACATCGACCGCCTCCTGCgtcgccgcctcctcctccgcttCGCCCTGCACCTCCTCTCCTCCCCGGACTCCCTCCGCCGCGCCCGCGATGTCATCGCCGAGTGGGACCGGGATCGCCGGCCCCCGCGAGCGATCCACGACTCAGCCGGCATGCTGGTGAGATCTCTCGCCCCCGGCGATCCCCCCCGCGGCAAGATCTCCGCCGTCCACAGGGCGATCTACGCCGTGGAAGCCGTCTCCAGCTTGGTCGCCGGGGCGGTCATCGCCGTACTAGGAGGCGGCGAGAAGGAGGATCTCTCCGGGATCAGCGTCTCCGGCGACTTCCCGTGGGCGGAGGCCTTCAACAAGGTGGCGGAGGCGGTTTCCAGCGAGCTGGGCGAGGGCCTCCCCGGGGAAGTGGAGGCGGCGGAGGCTTCCGTTAGGAGGCTGGCGGCCGTCATCGATGGGGAGGATACCGGCGACAAAACGGAAACGTTACGGAGCGCCGTGAAGGATGCGGAGAAGGCGGCGGAAGAAATGAAGGATGGATTGGACCGTTTGTCAAACGCCGTTAACGGGTTGTTTTGCGCGGCGTTGCGCACGAGGGACGCGGCGTTGCAGAGCTTTCGTATTGGTCTGCAAAATTGTAGatag